In Quercus robur chromosome 11, dhQueRobu3.1, whole genome shotgun sequence, the following proteins share a genomic window:
- the LOC126706856 gene encoding tyrosine decarboxylase-like yields MDSLKLDHELENDSHMTVNPLDPEEFRRQGHMLIDFIADYYQNIESYKVLSQVEPGYLKKLLPESAPYYPESIETILQDVQKYIIPGITHWQSPNYFAYFPSSGSTAGFLGEILSTGFNVVGFNWMSSPAATELECIVMDWLGEMLMLPKSFLFKGNGGGVLQGTTCEAILCTLAAARDQMLNRCGSEKLEKLVVYGSDQTHSALQKAAQIAGIHTKNFRAIKTAKSNSFGLCPNSLRDAVHADVEAGLVPLFLCATVGTTSTNAIDPIGPLCEVAKDFNIWVHVDAAYAGSACICPEFRHFINGIEGANSFTLNAHKWFLTTLDCCCLWVKDPSALTKSLSTNPEFLRNKATDSKLVVDYKDWQITLSRRFRAMKIWLVLRSYGVANLRNFLRSHVKMAKLFEELVRNDNRFEVMAPRNFALVCFRVLPWPNDISVANHVEPVNELNKKLLDRPWLESINESGNVYMSSTVVDGAYIIRCAIGATLTEERHVIRAWKVIQEHADALLSKN; encoded by the exons ATGGATAGCCTCAAGCTCGATCATGAACTTGAAAATGATTCTCACATGACGGTTAACCCTCTAGACCCAGAGGAATTCAGGAGGCAAGGCCACATGTTGATTGACTTCATTGCTGATTATTACCAAAATATAGAGAGTTACAAAGTCCTAAGCCAAGTTGAGCCAGGTTACCTTAAAAAACTCTTGCCAGAATCTGCCCCCTATTATCCTGAATCAATTGAAACCATCCTCCAAGATGtgcaaaaatatattataccTGGGATCACACATTGGCAGAGTCCTAATTACTTTGCCTACTTCCCTTCAAGTGGTAGCACTGCAGGTTTTCTTGGTGAAATTCTAAGCACTGGCTTTAATGTAGTCGGATTCAATTGGATGTCATCACCAGCTGCAACTGAGCTAGAATGTATTGTCATGGATTGGCTTGGAGAAATGCTTATGCTACCAAAGTCTTTCCTTTTCAAAGGCAATGGTGGAGGTGTATTGCAAGGGACTACTTGTGAGGCCATTTTGTGTACTCTAGCTGCAGCGAGGGATCAGATGCTAAACCGATGTGGGAGTGAGAAGTTGGAAAAGTTGGTGGTCTATGGGTCTGACCAAACACATAGTGCACTGCAAAAGGCAGCTCAAATTGCTGGAATCCACACAAAGAACTTCCGAGCCATCAAAACTGCGAAGTCAAATTCATTTGGGTTATGCCCAAACTCTCTAAGAGATGCAGTTCATGCAGATGTTGAAGCTGGGCTAGTCCCATTATTTCTATGTGCCACAGTTGGGACAACCTCAACAAATGCTATTGATCCAATAGGACCATTGTGTGAAGTAGCAAAAGATTTTAACATATGGGTTCATGTTGATGCTGCATATGCTGGAAGTGCTTGCATTTGCCCAGAGTTTCGTCATTTCATTAATGGGATTGAGGGTGCAAACTCTTTTACTTTGAATGCACATAAATGGTTCCTTACAACTCTAGATTGTTGCTGCCTTTGGGTGAAGGATCCAAGTGCCTTGACAAAATCTCTCTCAACTAATCCAGAGTTTTTGAGAAATAAGGCCACAGATTCAAAACTAGTGGTGGACTACAAAGACTGGCAAATAACCTTGAGCCGAAGATTCCGAGCCATGAAAATATGGCTTGTGCTAAGAAGCTATGGCGTGGCTAACCTCAGAAACTTCCTGAGAAGCCATGTCAAAATGGCAAAGCTTTTTGAAGAACTTGTAAGAAACGATAATAGGTTCGAAGTTATGGCCCCTAGAAACTTCGCTTTGGTTTGCTTTAGGGTTTTGCCATGGCCAAATGATATCAGTGTGGCTAATCATGTGGAACCAGTAAATGAGCTAAACAAGAAGCTGCTAGA CCGGCCCTGGCTAGAGTCGATCAATGAGTCAGGGAATGTGTACATGTCTTCCACTGTGGTTGATGGAGCATACATAATCCGGTGTGCTATAGGTGCAACTCTGACAGAGGAAAGACATGTGATTAGGGCTTGGAAGGTTATTCAAGAGCATGCAGATGCTTTACTCAGCAAAAACTAG